CACCCCAGCCCATCCGCTCGTCCCGCTGGGGGCAGTCGGTTGGCACCCCCATGAGGTTGGACTTGATCGACCACAGGACGATCCTGTGGATGTCGTTGACGAGCTCGCACGATGTCGCCAGCCCTCCTGCAGGCTCCACGTCGCTGTGCACCACTACCGCCTCTACATCGTCAAGCGAGGGGACACCGGGGTAGCCCGTCACTTCGACGTAGCGGAAGCCATGGTAGGTGAAGCGGGGCTCGTAGACCTCAACCCCCTCCCCCTTCAGCACGTAGACGTCCGTAGCCTTAGCGCCCCTCAGGTTCCTAGTGTCCAGGTTTCCCCTCTCATCGATGAGCTCCGCGTAACGCAGCTGGACCCTCACCCCTCTAGGCCCTCTCACCCTGATTCTCGCCCAGCCGGCCATGTTCTGGCCGAAGTCGAACACGTAGACGCCGGGCGCGGGGTTCAGTACCCTCCTCGCCTTGAGGTAGCCGACCCTCCTGATCGGGGGGATAGGCCCGCTGGGGACCAGCCTACCCGGGTGGTCGACGGTCTGAACGGGCCTCCAGCCCGAGTCGTCGAAGCCGGGCTGATCCCAGCCCTCCTGCTCCCTCGTCGCGTCGTAGACTTCTCCTCCGTAGACGTCGTCCTCCACGATTGGTCCGTCGGAGGCCCTCCAGGACTCGTCGGTCACCACCCGTATGCGGCGGCCATCAGCGAGCTCGATCTCGAGCTGGAGGATCGCCTTCAGCACCTCGTCGTAACCGTAGGCCTTGATGTACCTCCCCCTGCCGAGCATGATCCCGATCGCGTTCCCACCGGGCCGCAGCAGGTCGGTGACGTCGTACGTGGCGTAGAGGACCCGCTTGTTGTAGTCGGTCCAGAGTGGATCGAGTACCCTATCGCCAACCTTCCTCCCGTTGATCCGCAGCTCGTAGTAGCCAAGCCCAGTCACGTGGGCGAAAGCCTTCCTCACGGGAGCCGGCAGCTCGAATTCCCTCCTCAGCAGCTTACCACCAGTGATCCACTTGGCCCTCCAGTCGCCCGGTCGAAGGGCTGTAACGAAACTGGCCACGCGGCTCCACGGGCTCATGTTACCATCC
This sequence is a window from Thermofilaceae archaeon. Protein-coding genes within it:
- a CDS encoding family 78 glycoside hydrolase catalytic domain, which produces MDVPPPFDLRCEYAVDPVGVDPDTRLRFTWLLHHPKRGARQKAYRVIVSSSRELAERGVGDVWDSGVVSSDENFAVYGGPPLESSREYYWRVMWWDQDGNMSPWSRVASFVTALRPGDWRAKWITGGKLLRREFELPAPVRKAFAHVTGLGYYELRINGRKVGDRVLDPLWTDYNKRVLYATYDVTDLLRPGGNAIGIMLGRGRYIKAYGYDEVLKAILQLEIELADGRRIRVVTDESWRASDGPIVEDDVYGGEVYDATREQEGWDQPGFDDSGWRPVQTVDHPGRLVPSGPIPPIRRVGYLKARRVLNPAPGVYVFDFGQNMAGWARIRVRGPRGVRVQLRYAELIDERGNLDTRNLRGAKATDVYVLKGEGVEVYEPRFTYHGFRYVEVTGYPGVPSLDDVEAVVVHSDVEPAGGLATSCELVNDIHRIVLWSIKSNLMGVPTDCPQRDERMGWG